A genomic region of Gossypium hirsutum isolate 1008001.06 chromosome D01, Gossypium_hirsutum_v2.1, whole genome shotgun sequence contains the following coding sequences:
- the LOC107932620 gene encoding uncharacterized protein, with protein sequence MLRFECEQPNNKAFKLGLIAVVLLASSHIFSKLLGGCLCMCCTEKLEKSSANRKFWFGCLVLSWIVVAVGFPSLVVGMMENAKLKGSCLVLHHHFLFVGGILCFVHGILSVGLYISANVSFQNEVAVG encoded by the exons ATGTTGAGATTCGAGTGTGAACAGCCAAATAATAAAGCCTTCAAGCTTGGGTTGATAGCAGTTGTTCTACTAGCTTCATCCCATATCTTTTCAAAATTGCTTGGTGGCTGTTTGTGTATGTGCTGTACTGAAAAGCTTGAAAAGTCATCTGCTAACAGGAAATTCTGGTTCGGCTGTCTCGTTCTTTCCTG GATTGTAGTAGCAGTCGGATTTCCATCACTGGTAGTAGGAATGATGGAGAATGCCAAATTAAAAGGGTCATGCCTGGTTTTGCATCACCATTTTCTATTTGTTGGAGGGATACTTTGCTTTGTTCATGGAATTTTAAGTGTTGGATTATATATTTCTGCAAATGTAAGCTTTCAAAATGAAGTAGCCGTCGGGTAG